From a region of the Mycolicibacterium sp. MU0050 genome:
- the zwf gene encoding glucose-6-phosphate dehydrogenase, with protein sequence MNAAAESGWVNPLRDKRDKRMPRIAGPCAVVIFGVTGDLARKKLMPAIYDLANRGLLPPQFALVGFARREWADEDFGKEVYDAVRRHARTPFHQEVWDRLSEGIRFVQGDFSDDDAFQRLADTLRTLDAERGTGGNHAFYLSVPPKAFPLVCEKLAQFGLARETDGHWNRVVIEKPFGHDLASAESLNAVVNGVFPESSVFRIDHYLGKETVQNILALRFANTMFEPIWNAHYVDHVQITMAEDIGLGGRAGYYDGIGAARDVIQNHLLQLLALTAMEEPVNFSPAELQAEKIKVLSATRLAQPLDLTTSRGQYTAGWQGSQPVVGLLDEEGFSKTSTTETFAAITLDVDTRRWAGVPFYLRTGKRLGRRVTEIALIFKRAPHLPFDATMTEELGHNALVIRVQPDEGITLRFGSKVPGNRMEVRDVNMDFSYGSAFAEESPEAYERLILDVLLGEPSLFPVNEEVELAWKILDPVLENWASHGKPEPYPSGSWGPESAFEMLHRAGREWRRP encoded by the coding sequence ATGAACGCGGCCGCGGAGTCCGGGTGGGTGAACCCACTGCGGGACAAGCGCGATAAGCGGATGCCCCGCATCGCGGGGCCGTGTGCGGTTGTCATCTTCGGGGTCACCGGGGATCTGGCGCGCAAGAAGCTGATGCCGGCGATCTACGACCTGGCCAACCGCGGCCTGCTGCCCCCGCAGTTCGCGTTGGTCGGGTTCGCCCGCCGGGAGTGGGCCGACGAGGACTTCGGCAAGGAGGTCTACGACGCGGTGCGCCGGCACGCCCGCACGCCGTTCCATCAGGAGGTCTGGGACCGGCTCTCGGAAGGAATCCGGTTCGTCCAGGGCGATTTCAGCGACGATGACGCGTTTCAGCGACTGGCAGACACCCTGCGCACGCTCGACGCCGAGCGCGGCACCGGCGGCAACCACGCGTTCTATCTGTCGGTCCCGCCGAAGGCCTTCCCCTTGGTGTGCGAGAAGCTGGCCCAGTTCGGCCTGGCCCGCGAGACCGACGGCCACTGGAACCGGGTGGTCATCGAAAAGCCGTTCGGGCACGACCTGGCCAGCGCCGAGTCGCTCAACGCGGTGGTCAACGGCGTGTTCCCGGAGTCGTCGGTGTTCCGCATCGACCACTACCTGGGCAAGGAGACCGTCCAGAACATCTTGGCGCTGCGCTTCGCCAACACCATGTTCGAACCGATCTGGAACGCCCACTACGTCGATCACGTCCAGATCACCATGGCCGAGGACATCGGATTGGGCGGGCGCGCAGGCTATTACGACGGGATCGGGGCGGCCCGCGACGTCATCCAGAACCACCTGCTGCAACTGCTGGCGCTCACCGCGATGGAGGAACCGGTGAACTTCTCGCCCGCGGAATTGCAGGCCGAGAAGATCAAGGTGCTCTCCGCCACCCGGTTGGCCCAGCCGCTGGACCTGACCACCTCCCGCGGGCAGTACACCGCCGGGTGGCAGGGCAGCCAACCGGTGGTCGGCCTCCTCGACGAGGAGGGCTTCTCGAAGACGTCGACCACCGAGACGTTCGCCGCGATCACGCTCGACGTCGACACCCGCCGCTGGGCCGGCGTGCCCTTCTATCTGCGAACCGGTAAACGATTGGGGCGCAGGGTCACCGAGATCGCGCTGATCTTCAAACGGGCACCGCATCTGCCCTTCGACGCCACCATGACCGAGGAACTCGGCCACAACGCCCTGGTGATCCGGGTGCAGCCGGACGAGGGCATCACGCTGCGGTTCGGCTCCAAGGTGCCGGGTAACCGGATGGAGGTCCGCGACGTGAACATGGACTTCTCCTATGGTTCGGCCTTCGCCGAGGAGTCCCCGGAGGCCTACGAGCGGCTGATCCTCGACGTGCTGCTCGGGGAGCCCTCGCTGTTCCCCGTCAACGAGGAGGTCGAATTGGCCTGGAAGATCCTCGATCCCGTCCTGGAGAACTGGGCCTCCCACGGCAAACCCGAGCCGTACCCGTCGGGCAGCTGGGGCCCGGAGTCCGCCTTCGAGATGTTGCACCGCGCGGGCCGGGAATGGCGGCGGCCGTGA
- the opcA gene encoding glucose-6-phosphate dehydrogenase assembly protein OpcA translates to MILNLADTTTNDINKKIVELREEGGAVTMGRVLTLVIAPDSEAVLEESIEAANYASREHPCRIIVVAPADPAAADPRLDAQIRVGADAGAGEVVVLRLSGPLAEHASNVVIPFLLPDTPVVAWWPDEAPAVPAEDPLGKLAIRRITDASHGADPLAAIKGRLDGYQAGDTDLSWSRITYWRALLAAAIDLAPHEPIRAAVVSGLAGEPALDILAGWLATRIDGKVTRTTDDLKVELIRDSETITLRRPQDGTTATLQRTGHPDALLPLARRATRDCLAEDLRRLDPDEIYHGALQGLAQVEYE, encoded by the coding sequence GTGATACTCAACTTGGCGGACACCACCACCAACGACATCAACAAGAAGATCGTCGAACTGCGCGAGGAGGGCGGCGCGGTCACCATGGGGCGCGTGCTCACACTGGTTATCGCGCCCGATTCCGAAGCGGTGCTGGAGGAATCGATCGAGGCCGCCAACTATGCCAGCCGGGAACATCCCTGCCGGATCATCGTGGTGGCACCGGCGGATCCGGCCGCCGCCGACCCGCGCCTGGATGCGCAGATCCGGGTCGGCGCCGACGCGGGCGCCGGCGAGGTCGTGGTGCTCCGGTTGTCCGGGCCGCTGGCCGAGCATGCCAGCAACGTGGTGATCCCGTTCCTGCTGCCGGACACGCCGGTGGTGGCGTGGTGGCCCGATGAAGCCCCCGCGGTGCCCGCCGAGGATCCGTTGGGCAAGTTGGCGATTCGCCGCATCACCGACGCGTCGCACGGCGCCGATCCGCTGGCGGCCATCAAGGGCCGCCTCGACGGGTACCAGGCCGGCGACACCGATCTGTCATGGAGCCGGATCACCTACTGGCGCGCGCTGTTGGCCGCGGCGATCGACCTGGCCCCGCACGAGCCGATCCGGGCCGCGGTGGTCTCCGGGCTGGCCGGTGAGCCGGCCCTCGACATCCTCGCGGGTTGGCTCGCCACCCGGATCGACGGGAAGGTCACCCGCACCACCGACGACCTGAAGGTCGAGTTGATCCGGGACTCCGAGACCATCACCTTGCGGCGGCCGCAGGACGGCACCACGGCCACCTTGCAGCGCACCGGACACCCCGACGCGCTGCTACCGTTGGCGCGACGAGCAACCCGCGACTGTCTGGCCGAGGACCTGCGCCGACTCGACCCGGACGAGATCTATCACGGCGCCCTACAGGGCCTGGCCCAGGTGGAATATGAGTAG
- the pgl gene encoding 6-phosphogluconolactonase, translating to MSSPSSQTVIETYVDTEELAAAAGARLVGAITSAIAARGQAHIVLTGGGTGIALLRHVAEHGVDIDWSGVHLYWGDERFLPEADDERNAKQAREALLERIDIPSRNVHPMAAADGEFGTDIEAAALAYEQILAANAPAGTPSPEFDVHLLGMGGEGHINSLFPDTDAVREHSRLVVAVTDSPKPPPQRITLTLPAIQRAREVWLVVSGEAKADAVAAAVGGADPVDIPAAGARGREKTVWLLDTAAAAKLPG from the coding sequence ATGAGTAGCCCCAGCTCCCAGACCGTCATCGAAACCTACGTCGACACCGAGGAATTGGCCGCCGCGGCCGGCGCCCGCCTGGTGGGTGCGATCACCTCGGCGATCGCCGCGCGCGGCCAGGCGCACATTGTGCTCACCGGCGGCGGCACTGGCATCGCGTTGCTGCGGCACGTCGCCGAGCACGGCGTGGACATCGATTGGTCCGGGGTCCACCTGTATTGGGGTGACGAGCGCTTCCTGCCCGAGGCCGACGACGAGCGCAACGCCAAGCAGGCCCGCGAGGCCCTGCTGGAACGCATCGACATCCCTTCGCGCAACGTGCACCCGATGGCCGCCGCCGACGGCGAATTCGGCACCGACATCGAGGCCGCCGCGCTGGCCTACGAGCAGATCCTGGCCGCGAACGCCCCTGCCGGCACGCCCAGCCCCGAGTTCGACGTTCACCTGTTGGGGATGGGCGGCGAGGGACACATCAATTCGTTGTTCCCCGATACCGACGCGGTGCGCGAACACTCCCGACTGGTGGTCGCGGTGACCGATTCACCGAAACCGCCGCCGCAGCGAATCACCTTGACGCTGCCTGCGATTCAACGCGCGCGCGAGGTTTGGCTGGTGGTGTCGGGCGAGGCCAAGGCCGACGCGGTGGCCGCGGCCGTGGGCGGGGCGGATCCCGTCGACATCCCGGCGGCCGGCGCCCGCGGCCGGGAGAAGACGGTGTGGCTGCTGGACACCGCGGCCGCGGCCAAACTGCCCGGTTAG
- a CDS encoding lactate utilization protein C, with protein MTAGGARTEILRRVRAALADRTGRPGVEIPWRYGVPVHTGGDDLVRRFVERTTDYRAAVVRVSPGAVAGAIADALVSVGARTVLADAQVRHRWSGAAAVRWLDDDGRSAAELDRVDAVLTTATVAIANTGTLVLDHGPGQGRRALSLVPDVHICVVDEAQIVSDVPEAVARLVDSGLHTRPLTWISGPSATSDIELSRVEGVHGPRTLHVIVVGESD; from the coding sequence ATGACCGCCGGCGGCGCGCGCACGGAGATCCTGCGCCGGGTCCGCGCGGCGCTGGCCGACCGAACCGGGCGGCCCGGCGTCGAGATTCCGTGGCGCTACGGCGTTCCGGTGCACACCGGCGGCGACGACCTGGTCCGGCGCTTCGTCGAGCGCACCACCGACTACCGGGCCGCGGTGGTGCGGGTCAGCCCGGGCGCGGTGGCCGGGGCCATCGCCGATGCGCTGGTGTCGGTGGGTGCGCGCACGGTGCTCGCCGACGCGCAGGTGCGCCACCGGTGGTCTGGCGCCGCGGCGGTCCGGTGGCTTGACGACGACGGCCGCTCGGCCGCCGAACTCGATCGGGTCGACGCGGTGCTCACCACCGCCACGGTCGCCATCGCGAACACCGGGACGCTGGTGCTCGACCACGGCCCCGGCCAGGGCCGGCGCGCCCTCAGCCTGGTGCCCGACGTCCACATCTGCGTGGTGGACGAGGCGCAGATCGTCAGCGATGTCCCGGAAGCCGTTGCGCGCCTCGTCGATTCCGGTCTGCACACCCGGCCGTTGACCTGGATCAGCGGTCCCAGCGCCACCAGCGACATCGAACTGAGCCGGGTCGAGGGCGTGCACGGACCGCGCACGCTGCACGTGATCGTGGTGGGGGAGTCCGACTAA
- a CDS encoding lactate utilization protein B, with protein MSTARRPGPPHVGVTKAFLGMPEALPTFQEAAKDALADPVLRGNLAHATGTIRAKRAAVVAELDNWEELRLAAEAIKDRALLSLDEHLEAFEANATAAGATVHWARDAEEANRIVVELVEAALGPADRREVVKVKSMLTQEIELNEALAAAGIDAWETDLAELIVQLGDDWPSHILVPAIHRNRAEVRDIFRREMAAVGRPAPDDLTDEPRRLAEAARLHLREKFLRAKVAISGANFAIADTGSLVVVESEGNGRMCLTLPQTLISVVGIEKMLPSWRDLEVFLQVLPRSSTGERENPYTSIWTGPAADDGPQRMHVVLVDNGRSQALADPVGRTALRCIRCSACLNVCPVYERAGGHAYGSIYPGPIGAVLTPQLRGTRTAVDRSLPYASSLCGACFDVCPVRIDIPSLLVHLRTRVVDDRRGKTPGPEAVAMRAASRLFADHRRFGALARVASLGGKALRSRVFGAKRMLRRLPWPVGVWSRSRDAPVPPTETFRQWWERTDGGRRPS; from the coding sequence ATGAGCACCGCACGCCGGCCCGGGCCGCCACACGTGGGGGTGACCAAGGCGTTCCTCGGCATGCCCGAGGCGCTACCGACGTTCCAGGAGGCCGCCAAGGACGCCCTGGCCGACCCGGTGCTGCGCGGAAACCTGGCGCACGCCACCGGCACCATCCGCGCCAAGCGGGCCGCGGTCGTCGCCGAGCTCGACAACTGGGAGGAGCTACGGTTGGCGGCCGAGGCCATCAAGGACCGCGCGCTGCTGTCGCTCGACGAACACCTGGAGGCCTTCGAGGCCAACGCCACCGCGGCCGGTGCGACCGTGCATTGGGCCCGCGACGCCGAGGAGGCCAACCGCATTGTCGTGGAGTTGGTCGAGGCCGCACTGGGGCCTGCGGACCGCCGCGAGGTCGTGAAGGTGAAATCGATGCTCACCCAGGAGATCGAGCTCAACGAGGCCCTGGCCGCGGCCGGCATCGATGCGTGGGAGACCGACCTGGCCGAGCTGATCGTGCAGCTCGGCGACGACTGGCCGAGCCACATCCTGGTGCCGGCGATCCATCGCAACCGCGCCGAGGTGCGCGACATCTTCCGGCGCGAGATGGCGGCCGTCGGTCGGCCGGCGCCCGACGACCTCACCGACGAACCGCGGCGGCTGGCGGAGGCGGCGCGGCTGCATCTGCGGGAGAAGTTCCTGCGCGCCAAGGTGGCGATCTCCGGTGCCAACTTCGCCATCGCCGACACCGGCAGCCTGGTGGTGGTGGAATCCGAGGGCAACGGCCGGATGTGTCTGACCCTGCCGCAGACGTTGATCTCGGTGGTCGGCATCGAGAAGATGCTGCCGTCGTGGCGCGACCTCGAGGTCTTCTTGCAGGTGTTGCCCCGCAGCAGCACCGGCGAACGGGAGAACCCGTACACCTCGATCTGGACCGGCCCCGCCGCCGACGACGGGCCGCAGCGCATGCACGTGGTGCTGGTCGACAACGGCCGCAGCCAGGCCCTGGCCGACCCGGTCGGGCGCACGGCGCTGCGCTGCATCCGCTGCTCGGCGTGTCTGAACGTGTGTCCGGTCTACGAACGGGCCGGCGGCCACGCCTACGGTTCGATCTATCCCGGGCCCATCGGGGCCGTGCTCACCCCGCAGTTGCGCGGCACCCGCACGGCGGTGGACCGCTCGCTGCCGTACGCGTCCAGCCTGTGCGGTGCGTGTTTCGACGTGTGCCCGGTGCGCATCGACATCCCGTCGCTGCTGGTGCACCTGCGCACCCGGGTCGTCGACGACCGGCGCGGGAAAACTCCGGGCCCGGAGGCCGTCGCCATGCGCGCGGCGAGTCGGCTGTTCGCCGACCATCGCCGCTTCGGTGCGCTCGCGCGCGTCGCCTCGCTCGGAGGTAAGGCGTTGCGCAGCAGGGTGTTCGGCGCCAAACGAATGCTGCGGCGGCTGCCGTGGCCGGTCGGAGTCTGGTCGCGGTCCCGGGACGCCCCGGTGCCACCCACCGAGACGTTTCGGCAGTGGTGGGAACGTACCGACGGCGGGCGGCGGCCGTCATGA
- a CDS encoding (Fe-S)-binding protein — protein MYPGNAARAPAVALFATCFNDVMWPETLKATVRLLRRIGCDPDFPAAQTCCGQMFTNTGYAQEAIPAVRRFVEAFAGYDAVVAPSGSCVASVRHQHRGVAARAGDPGLCAAVDEIIPRVYELSEFLVDVLGVTDVGAYFPHRVTYHPTCHSLRMLRVGERPLRLLRAVGGIELVDLPAADHCCGFGGTFAVKNADTSAAMGADKARNVRATNPEFVVAGDNSCLAQIGGILSRQRSPVRTMHLAEVLAATGEERR, from the coding sequence ATGTACCCCGGCAACGCCGCACGCGCCCCGGCGGTGGCCCTGTTCGCCACCTGCTTCAACGACGTGATGTGGCCGGAGACGCTCAAGGCCACCGTCCGCCTGCTGCGCCGGATCGGCTGCGACCCGGACTTTCCCGCCGCGCAGACCTGCTGCGGCCAGATGTTCACCAACACCGGGTACGCCCAGGAGGCGATCCCGGCCGTGCGCCGGTTCGTCGAGGCGTTCGCCGGGTATGACGCCGTCGTCGCGCCGTCGGGGTCGTGCGTGGCCTCGGTCCGGCATCAGCACCGCGGGGTCGCGGCCCGCGCCGGCGACCCCGGGCTGTGCGCGGCGGTCGACGAGATAATCCCGCGGGTATACGAACTGTCCGAATTCCTCGTTGACGTCCTCGGCGTCACCGACGTGGGCGCCTACTTCCCGCACCGGGTGACCTATCACCCCACCTGCCATTCCCTGCGGATGCTGCGGGTCGGCGAGCGGCCGCTGCGCCTGCTGCGTGCCGTCGGCGGCATCGAACTGGTGGACCTGCCCGCCGCCGACCACTGCTGCGGCTTCGGCGGGACCTTCGCGGTGAAGAACGCCGACACCTCGGCGGCGATGGGCGCCGACAAGGCCCGCAACGTGCGCGCGACGAACCCCGAATTCGTTGTGGCCGGCGATAACTCGTGCCTGGCGCAGATCGGCGGCATCCTGTCCCGGCAACGGTCGCCGGTGCGCACCATGCACCTGGCCGAGGTGTTGGCCGCAACCGGCGAGGAGCGGCGATGA
- a CDS encoding ATPase, giving the protein MADKDVSTDRAANRARPAQQRIKTLAQAALNADVTVGQVDTLLQDLSETLGELNTSTAVLDDTMERFNATITRIDELAPRLIGMVDRLEAIVDRVEAIVGVGEAVMSPIAATENAVRGAISAMRHRTGL; this is encoded by the coding sequence ATGGCAGACAAAGACGTCAGCACCGACCGGGCGGCGAATCGGGCCCGCCCGGCTCAGCAGCGGATCAAGACCCTGGCGCAGGCGGCCCTGAACGCCGACGTGACCGTGGGGCAGGTCGACACCTTGTTGCAGGACCTGTCGGAGACGCTCGGGGAGCTCAACACCTCCACCGCCGTCCTCGACGACACCATGGAGCGGTTCAACGCGACCATCACCCGCATCGACGAACTCGCGCCCCGGCTGATCGGCATGGTCGACCGCTTGGAGGCGATCGTGGACCGCGTCGAGGCGATCGTCGGCGTGGGCGAGGCGGTGATGTCGCCGATCGCCGCCACCGAGAATGCGGTGCGCGGGGCCATCTCGGCGATGCGCCACCGCACCGGACTCTAG
- a CDS encoding sulfotransferase has product MTSASGAIRITDLARPTFTPEAQAIIDGMAAMAEYCPLTAEALHEQATAQTGLSDFGAQDYRERMDVLLAAFGDLPNFTAFGRTYAFSLMLTFLKGRLRVIDHLKRHPEIFDVDIAAPMVIAGLPRTGTTHLHSLLAADPALRSLPYWEAQEPLPAPGEEGTVEPRRQRTGDALNISNTLMPYFQLMHEMTIDHIHEDIGLMVQDFASGFFTTLTHLPRWSDYLRDHDQTPGYQFLRMMLQVLQHQDGRDRRWVLKSPQHLEQFVPIMKVFPDATFIVTHRDPVDVSVSMATMMTYTMRMSVDRVDVATVAGYWITRIEEMLAACLRDHAKLPADRTIDVRFDEFMADDLAMVQRVWDVAGYQPSAQSRAAVADYLAGHTRNRLGRIDYRAEDLGLDKDELRQRFAPYVERFVRVSA; this is encoded by the coding sequence GTGACATCAGCTTCCGGCGCCATCCGCATCACCGACCTGGCCAGGCCCACGTTCACCCCCGAAGCGCAGGCCATCATCGACGGGATGGCCGCGATGGCCGAGTACTGCCCGTTGACGGCGGAAGCGCTGCACGAACAGGCGACCGCCCAGACCGGCCTGAGCGACTTCGGCGCGCAGGACTACCGCGAACGCATGGACGTGCTGCTCGCGGCGTTCGGCGACCTGCCCAACTTCACCGCCTTCGGCCGCACCTACGCGTTCTCGCTGATGCTCACCTTCCTCAAGGGGCGGCTGCGGGTCATCGACCACCTCAAGCGCCACCCGGAGATCTTCGACGTCGACATCGCCGCCCCGATGGTCATCGCGGGGCTGCCCCGCACCGGCACCACCCACCTGCACAGCCTGCTGGCCGCCGACCCGGCGCTGCGCTCCCTGCCGTACTGGGAGGCCCAGGAGCCGTTGCCCGCGCCGGGGGAGGAGGGCACCGTCGAACCGCGCCGGCAACGCACCGGCGACGCGCTGAACATCTCGAACACGCTGATGCCGTACTTCCAGCTGATGCACGAGATGACCATCGACCACATCCACGAGGACATCGGGTTGATGGTGCAGGACTTCGCCAGCGGCTTCTTCACCACGCTGACCCATCTGCCGCGGTGGTCGGACTACCTGCGCGACCACGACCAGACCCCCGGTTACCAGTTTCTGCGGATGATGCTGCAGGTGTTGCAGCACCAGGACGGCCGCGACCGGCGCTGGGTGCTCAAGAGCCCACAGCACCTCGAACAGTTCGTGCCCATCATGAAAGTCTTTCCGGACGCGACTTTCATTGTCACCCACCGGGATCCGGTCGACGTATCGGTGTCGATGGCGACCATGATGACCTACACCATGCGGATGAGCGTGGACCGGGTCGACGTCGCCACGGTGGCCGGCTACTGGATCACCCGCATCGAGGAGATGCTGGCGGCATGCCTGCGCGACCACGCGAAGCTACCCGCCGACCGCACCATCGACGTGCGCTTCGACGAGTTCATGGCCGACGACCTGGCGATGGTGCAGCGGGTCTGGGACGTCGCCGGGTACCAGCCCAGCGCGCAGTCGCGGGCCGCGGTCGCCGACTACCTGGCCGGGCACACCCGTAATCGGTTGGGCCGGATCGACTACCGCGCCGAGGATCTGGGGCTGGACAAGGACGAGCTGCGGCAGCGCTTCGCCCCGTACGTCGAACGATTCGTGCGCGTGAGCGCCTAG
- a CDS encoding DUF1214 domain-containing protein translates to MTAPDSAAAWRELLSAFAEFDQHFLAGPKAVRGEVAVAEGYHNLATMLALTLDMSLFADPVAPRFIDTLTPFRPDRRWGGDNTDCYYGYAMVDPRRTYRVSGAPNDSALYSVTVYNEPEPGAWPNRTVGLLYDTDMPLDADGRFSCVLGPARPDGYGGPFIELSPDAHGIITRDYHEHPDTGRRVDWHIEVIDHAGLPVQPAKTDAATAAALRSALRFAQDMYALIPLILMERQPVELADGQALTTNTIAPPYRAGGATHGYSMQDACYGLGGFALEPDEALVITSRHPEARFWNFTLWNQYMAALDVDYGRAGINSGTAVPNSDGSVTIVVSPRLLAHPNAISTKGHPEGLMSFRWFHAAELPEQPTTVVVAADAAPRELS, encoded by the coding sequence ATGACCGCACCCGACAGCGCCGCCGCCTGGCGCGAGTTGCTCAGCGCCTTCGCCGAATTCGACCAGCACTTCCTGGCGGGCCCCAAGGCGGTGCGGGGTGAGGTCGCCGTCGCCGAGGGCTACCACAACCTGGCCACCATGCTGGCGCTGACGCTGGACATGAGCCTGTTCGCCGACCCGGTGGCGCCGCGCTTCATCGACACCCTGACCCCGTTCCGCCCCGACCGCCGCTGGGGCGGCGACAACACCGACTGCTACTACGGCTACGCCATGGTCGACCCGCGCCGCACCTACCGCGTCAGCGGTGCCCCCAACGACAGCGCCCTGTACTCGGTGACCGTCTACAACGAGCCCGAACCCGGCGCGTGGCCCAATCGGACCGTCGGTCTGCTCTACGACACCGACATGCCGCTGGATGCCGACGGCAGGTTCTCGTGCGTGCTGGGCCCGGCCCGGCCCGACGGTTACGGCGGCCCGTTCATCGAACTGTCCCCCGATGCCCACGGCATCATCACCCGCGACTATCACGAACATCCCGATACCGGCCGCCGCGTCGACTGGCACATCGAGGTCATCGACCACGCCGGCCTGCCGGTGCAGCCCGCGAAAACCGATGCGGCCACCGCGGCCGCGTTGCGGTCGGCGCTGCGTTTCGCCCAGGACATGTACGCGCTGATCCCGCTGATCCTGATGGAACGCCAACCCGTCGAGCTTGCCGACGGGCAGGCGCTGACCACCAACACCATCGCTCCCCCGTACCGCGCCGGCGGCGCGACCCACGGCTATTCGATGCAGGACGCCTGCTACGGCCTGGGCGGGTTCGCCCTGGAACCGGACGAGGCGCTGGTGATCACCTCGCGGCATCCCGAGGCCCGGTTCTGGAACTTCACGCTGTGGAACCAGTACATGGCGGCGCTCGACGTGGACTACGGCCGGGCCGGGATCAACTCCGGCACCGCGGTTCCCAACAGCGACGGCTCCGTCACGATCGTCGTCAGCCCGCGGCTGCTCGCCCACCCGAATGCCATTTCCACCAAGGGGCACCCCGAGGGTCTGATGTCGTTCCGATGGTTTCACGCCGCCGAACTGCCCGAGCAGCCGACGACGGTCGTCGTCGCGGCCGACGCGGCACCGCGCGAACTCAGCTGA
- a CDS encoding helix-turn-helix domain-containing protein, giving the protein MGRRGWRGQPPGDDTEARKRIIDSALRMLERHGPRRTTLSLVAADLGITRPTVYRYFATTEELLAAAADVALAGWTARIAELTAGLDDAAELLVEAVAHLVERLPEEALLAQLLDTDQGRSIGQAMVLPEAVARSRAMLEHTEIDWAAHGFAGAALDDLVEFLLRLIQSMVIAPPNPPRSAAELRAYLRRWIVPILS; this is encoded by the coding sequence ATGGGACGCAGGGGATGGCGGGGACAGCCGCCCGGCGATGACACCGAGGCGCGCAAGCGCATCATCGATTCCGCGTTGCGGATGCTCGAGCGGCACGGCCCGCGGCGTACCACCCTGTCTCTGGTCGCCGCCGATCTCGGGATCACCCGGCCCACCGTCTACCGGTACTTCGCCACCACCGAGGAGCTGCTTGCGGCCGCGGCCGACGTGGCGCTGGCGGGCTGGACGGCCCGCATCGCTGAATTGACCGCCGGCCTGGACGACGCCGCCGAACTGCTGGTCGAGGCGGTGGCCCACCTGGTGGAACGGCTCCCCGAGGAGGCGCTGCTGGCACAGCTGCTCGACACCGACCAGGGCCGGTCCATCGGTCAGGCGATGGTGCTGCCCGAGGCCGTCGCGCGGTCCCGCGCCATGCTGGAGCACACCGAGATCGACTGGGCCGCCCATGGTTTCGCCGGGGCCGCCCTCGACGACCTGGTCGAGTTCCTGTTGCGGCTGATCCAGTCGATGGTGATCGCCCCGCCGAATCCGCCCCGGTCCGCCGCCGAGCTGCGGGCCTACCTGCGACGCTGGATTGTCCCGATCCTCAGCTGA